In the genome of Rhizobium etli 8C-3, one region contains:
- a CDS encoding ATP-binding protein, which produces MHSLAQLQERLAAAFGASAKPHDLRPADDVVQPAPATPKQKHRLRIPVFYWLGGLGLFAAIALLALGQAGGPPLFSAGLAILAVALAGYLLLVRLRQRTGNQPQADDAAHVFANVHDALGDITVTRTIDGRIIGANATFRRLTGRLKPEGQTCEQLGIAFRPGAEPYRFDVEISTPQGQRIFAWHDVVTRDPPNGRLLLQSVARDVTAERLAAQAREEARQKAEYNSAAKSRLLATVSHEIRTPLSGILGMTHLLSQAQMTQEQQNYLDGIRQSGHALAQLVEDLLDFSTIEVGRFQLRPRTESLRQLLESVVEMLAHRAHEKGIEIGATVSSDVPEFMSFDPARLRQVLFNVIGNAVKFTQVGGVFIRVSLRNDDLMITVTDTGPGMTTEEHSRIFGEFEQGGTMTEKSGGTGLGLTISARIMREFGGSLTVVSEKGKGSEFTIRFPANIPAEVRGSRKSLLAGNVVVLLAPDGAARAAIAETIVALGGDCHLVADGERARETLLYIAGIGHRPTDIIVDHRMSAEFTEHLADRVEIAALGLRKTLLVNPEERNAHPLDLFDAWLIRPLREQSLIDVLRGRMRGMEKRDALNDNQPGFTAAIPEANMPGGLNILLGEDDPINAMLVRAMLEKGGHKVRHVEDFETLLDCALAEGSMRPDIIISDLTMPGGEGVEMIGRLRGHERRLQVVPVPVIVLTADKRDESRRQVLLAGANRVMLKPVDPIRLLTEVHAVAALSARRAEAL; this is translated from the coding sequence ATGCACAGTCTGGCTCAATTGCAGGAACGTCTCGCCGCCGCATTCGGCGCGTCCGCCAAGCCGCATGATCTGCGGCCGGCAGACGATGTCGTTCAGCCGGCGCCGGCAACACCAAAGCAAAAGCATCGGCTGCGCATCCCGGTCTTTTACTGGCTCGGCGGGCTTGGCCTTTTTGCTGCAATCGCGCTCCTTGCTCTCGGGCAGGCAGGCGGACCTCCGCTATTTTCCGCAGGTCTTGCAATCCTTGCCGTAGCACTTGCAGGTTATCTATTGCTGGTGAGGCTGCGCCAGCGGACCGGCAACCAGCCTCAGGCAGACGACGCCGCTCACGTATTCGCCAATGTTCACGACGCCCTCGGCGACATAACCGTTACCCGAACCATCGACGGGCGGATCATCGGCGCCAATGCCACTTTTCGCCGCCTGACGGGCCGTCTGAAGCCGGAAGGGCAGACCTGCGAACAACTCGGCATCGCCTTTCGCCCTGGCGCCGAACCATATCGCTTCGATGTCGAGATCTCGACGCCTCAAGGCCAGCGCATCTTCGCCTGGCATGATGTCGTCACCCGCGATCCGCCGAACGGCCGTCTGCTGCTCCAGAGCGTCGCCCGCGACGTGACGGCCGAGCGCCTTGCAGCGCAGGCGCGAGAGGAGGCACGCCAAAAGGCCGAGTACAACAGTGCGGCAAAATCCCGCCTGCTTGCAACCGTCAGCCATGAAATCCGAACACCACTATCCGGCATTCTCGGGATGACCCATCTGCTTAGCCAGGCGCAGATGACACAGGAGCAGCAGAACTATCTCGACGGCATCCGCCAGTCAGGCCATGCGCTTGCCCAACTCGTCGAAGACCTGCTCGATTTCTCCACAATCGAAGTCGGACGCTTCCAGCTTCGTCCGCGCACCGAATCGCTGCGTCAGCTCTTGGAAAGCGTCGTCGAAATGCTGGCACACCGTGCCCACGAAAAGGGCATCGAGATCGGTGCGACCGTCTCTTCCGACGTGCCTGAATTCATGAGTTTCGATCCGGCGCGGCTGCGCCAGGTCCTATTCAACGTCATCGGCAATGCGGTGAAGTTCACCCAGGTGGGCGGCGTCTTCATCCGTGTATCCTTGCGTAACGACGACCTCATGATAACGGTGACCGACACCGGCCCGGGAATGACGACGGAGGAGCATTCCCGAATCTTCGGCGAATTCGAGCAGGGAGGAACCATGACGGAAAAGAGCGGCGGCACCGGGCTCGGGCTCACCATCTCCGCCCGCATCATGCGCGAATTCGGCGGTTCGCTGACGGTCGTCAGCGAAAAGGGCAAGGGCAGCGAATTCACGATCCGCTTTCCTGCAAATATTCCGGCAGAGGTTCGCGGCAGCCGCAAATCCCTGCTTGCCGGCAATGTCGTCGTGCTTCTTGCGCCGGACGGTGCAGCCCGCGCCGCAATCGCCGAGACCATCGTCGCTCTCGGCGGCGATTGCCATCTGGTGGCCGACGGCGAAAGGGCCCGCGAGACGCTTCTCTACATTGCCGGGATCGGCCATCGCCCGACGGACATCATCGTCGATCATCGCATGTCCGCGGAGTTTACAGAGCATCTTGCCGACCGCGTCGAAATTGCCGCGCTCGGCCTGCGCAAGACCCTTCTCGTCAACCCGGAAGAGCGTAACGCCCATCCGCTTGATCTCTTCGATGCCTGGCTTATTCGCCCTCTTCGCGAACAGTCGCTGATCGACGTGCTTCGCGGACGCATGCGCGGCATGGAAAAGCGCGATGCGCTGAACGACAACCAGCCCGGCTTTACCGCCGCCATTCCCGAAGCGAACATGCCAGGCGGACTGAATATCCTTCTCGGAGAAGACGATCCGATCAACGCGATGCTTGTCCGCGCCATGCTGGAGAAGGGCGGACATAAGGTTCGACATGTCGAAGACTTCGAGACGTTGCTCGATTGCGCCCTTGCCGAAGGCAGCATGCGGCCCGACATCATCATCAGCGATCTCACGATGCCGGGCGGCGAAGGTGTGGAAATGATCGGCCGGTTGCGCGGTCACGAACGGCGGCTGCAGGTCGTTCCGGTGCCGGTCATCGTGCTGACTGCCGACAAACGCGACGAGTC
- the lspA gene encoding signal peptidase II, with protein MTDKTLDRPALLSRPLPILIFILVAVAIDQIVKIAVDRYLPLHEAVPMIPMLALYRTYNLGVAFSMLSGMDGWFIVGMRLVIVAFVIWLWRRTSKDRWIAHSGFALIIAGALGNLIDRFLYGHVIDYILFHTESWSFAVFNLADSFITVGAGCVILDELLQPKKTES; from the coding sequence ATGACCGATAAGACGCTTGACCGTCCGGCGCTCCTGTCGCGCCCGCTGCCGATCCTGATTTTCATTCTCGTCGCTGTCGCTATCGACCAGATCGTCAAGATCGCGGTCGATCGCTATCTGCCATTGCACGAAGCGGTGCCGATGATCCCGATGCTGGCGCTCTACCGCACCTACAATCTCGGCGTCGCCTTTTCGATGCTGTCGGGCATGGACGGCTGGTTCATCGTCGGCATGCGCCTTGTCATCGTGGCCTTCGTCATCTGGCTCTGGCGTCGCACCTCCAAGGACCGCTGGATTGCCCATAGCGGATTTGCGCTGATCATTGCCGGTGCGCTCGGCAATCTGATCGACCGTTTCCTTTACGGTCATGTCATCGACTACATTCTCTTCCACACCGAAAGCTGGTCCTTCGCCGTCTTCAATCTCGCCGACAGCTTCATCACGGTGGGCGCCGGTTGCGTCATCCTCGACGAGCTTTTGCAACCGAAAAAGACGGAAAGCTAA